The Prevotella sp. oral taxon 299 str. F0039 genome has a segment encoding these proteins:
- a CDS encoding HNH endonuclease signature motif containing protein, whose translation MKYKSNNIHYRRLIQSVTWQRLRFNYLQAHPLCERCREIDKITPATDVHHVEPIEEATSIEAMRAKAYNPNNLMALCRACHLQVHKELSSHSKEAQRNNNKRRTERFIKTFLD comes from the coding sequence ATGAAGTACAAAAGTAATAACATACATTATCGTAGATTAATCCAAAGCGTAACCTGGCAACGGTTGCGCTTTAATTATTTACAAGCTCACCCCCTTTGTGAGCGTTGCAGAGAAATTGACAAGATAACCCCAGCTACAGACGTGCACCACGTCGAACCGATAGAAGAGGCTACAAGTATAGAAGCGATGAGAGCAAAGGCATACAACCCAAATAATTTAATGGCTTTGTGTCGTGCTTGTCATCTTCAAGTACATAAGGAACTATCCTCTCATAGCAAGGAAGCACAGCGGAACAATAACAAAAGACGTACCGAGCGATTTATCAAAACTTTTCTAGATTAA
- a CDS encoding P27 family phage terminase small subunit, giving the protein MATIKRKKSFDFSNIDADKLAKEIRGSLQKLGTYKEELEISIHMCATTLKQYARIIEELNADNLLLIERTDGGEARCKPNPLFDMQVKQAEAVRKYLRELKLTSLTSEEISKTPEENGLAGLISSLGGR; this is encoded by the coding sequence ATGGCGACAATAAAGAGAAAAAAAAGCTTTGATTTTTCGAATATAGATGCAGATAAATTAGCGAAAGAGATACGAGGTTCTTTGCAAAAGCTAGGCACTTATAAAGAAGAGCTAGAGATTTCTATACATATGTGCGCCACGACCTTAAAGCAATACGCCCGAATCATAGAGGAGCTAAACGCTGATAACTTACTTTTAATAGAAAGGACAGACGGTGGGGAGGCTCGATGCAAACCCAATCCGTTGTTTGATATGCAAGTAAAGCAAGCCGAAGCGGTACGTAAATATTTGCGTGAACTAAAACTAACCTCTTTAACTTCGGAGGAAATAAGTAAAACCCCAGAAGAAAACGGGCTAGCTGGTTTGATATCCTCTTTAGGGGGGAGGTAA
- a CDS encoding terminase large subunit domain-containing protein, protein MTKEESAQLKERAIKQILSRKLTGYKLKKIDPRLEEYIAEVVHNPDAHNLFEVLAVVRFFTFLDKYVFRPEEVQRFITFYECLKFSGLNGRQSYKLTPVQVFQFANIMGFYTKEGRRLIREALLFVPRKFSKTTSVASLAVYDLLFGDSNAEVYTAANSYYQAQICFKEIKAILRGLDPGLKMFKLNREKIEIIGNLDRSSSVQCLSSSADKLDGLNASLVILDEYSQADSAELKNVLTSSMGARLDPLVVTITTASDKSESPFVEMLENYKRVLLGELESDRIFAHLFMPDEGDDEGDPKVWKKVQPHLGVTVQPDFYANEWQKALISNEDMKTFRTKLLNIFVPSNTEPWLTGEEMKAHTLKIDIDKIGKRVSTMVAVDLSVKDDFSAVTYGLYFSDRKKFHFHTDYYFPEECLKGHRNEELYRKWASEGHLKLTKGNVIDYAQIAGDIIARNKNLLILQIGYDSYKSLDFVNLMSASGAAKVMQPIKQTYAAFTSPVESWEYATRKFALTIDPNPINLFCFDNAVLDEDKLENKKPVKRSRHLKIDGVITMLMSLKEFNDYERKIS, encoded by the coding sequence TTGACCAAAGAAGAGAGCGCACAACTAAAAGAAAGGGCAATAAAACAAATTTTATCCCGCAAACTTACGGGCTATAAATTAAAAAAGATTGACCCACGCCTCGAAGAATATATCGCAGAAGTAGTCCACAACCCCGATGCGCATAATCTCTTCGAGGTTCTTGCGGTTGTGCGTTTTTTTACTTTTTTGGACAAATACGTTTTTAGACCTGAAGAGGTGCAACGTTTTATTACGTTTTACGAGTGCCTTAAATTCTCTGGGTTGAATGGTAGGCAAAGTTATAAACTTACCCCCGTTCAAGTTTTCCAGTTTGCTAATATAATGGGCTTCTATACAAAGGAGGGCAGGCGGTTAATCCGTGAGGCTCTTCTGTTTGTGCCTCGTAAATTTTCGAAAACTACTTCGGTGGCGTCCCTGGCGGTTTACGATCTACTCTTTGGGGACTCCAACGCAGAAGTTTATACCGCAGCTAATAGCTACTACCAGGCACAGATTTGCTTTAAGGAGATAAAGGCTATTTTGCGGGGTCTTGATCCAGGCTTAAAAATGTTTAAGCTCAACAGAGAAAAGATTGAGATAATAGGAAATTTAGATAGGTCTTCAAGTGTTCAGTGCTTATCGTCTTCAGCTGATAAGCTCGACGGATTAAATGCGTCTTTGGTTATTTTAGACGAGTATTCGCAGGCGGACAGCGCGGAGCTTAAGAACGTTTTAACCAGTTCAATGGGCGCAAGGCTTGACCCGTTGGTCGTGACAATAACGACAGCGTCGGACAAAAGCGAATCACCATTCGTGGAAATGCTCGAGAATTACAAAAGGGTATTATTAGGAGAGCTAGAAAGCGACAGAATATTTGCTCACTTGTTTATGCCAGACGAGGGCGACGACGAGGGAGACCCAAAAGTATGGAAAAAAGTACAGCCCCATCTAGGTGTTACGGTGCAACCTGATTTTTATGCAAATGAATGGCAGAAAGCCCTCATATCTAACGAGGACATGAAGACTTTCAGAACGAAGTTATTAAATATCTTCGTGCCCTCGAATACGGAGCCGTGGTTAACAGGTGAGGAAATGAAAGCGCACACCCTAAAAATAGATATCGACAAAATAGGCAAAAGGGTTTCTACCATGGTGGCGGTAGACTTATCCGTTAAGGATGACTTTTCAGCGGTTACGTATGGGCTTTATTTTTCAGATAGAAAAAAGTTTCATTTTCATACAGATTATTATTTTCCTGAAGAGTGTCTAAAGGGACACCGTAACGAGGAGTTATACAGAAAATGGGCATCCGAAGGACACTTAAAACTAACAAAAGGTAACGTAATAGATTACGCCCAAATAGCGGGAGACATCATAGCTCGAAACAAAAATCTTTTAATACTGCAAATCGGCTATGACAGTTATAAGAGTTTAGACTTTGTGAACCTTATGAGCGCAAGCGGAGCGGCAAAAGTGATGCAACCTATAAAACAAACTTATGCCGCCTTTACTTCTCCCGTTGAGTCGTGGGAATATGCTACAAGAAAGTTTGCTTTAACTATAGACCCGAACCCAATAAATTTATTTTGTTTTGACAATGCCGTATTAGACGAAGACAAGCTAGAGAATAAGAAACCAGTAAAGCGAAGCCGACATCTAAAAATCGACGGAGTTATTACAATGCTAATGAGCTTAAAGGAGTTCAACGATTACGAAAGAAAAATAAGTTAA
- a CDS encoding phage portal protein, whose protein sequence is MNVLKNIRGFFRGSKSPETHKRSENVVTIGDAWGSDEHVTDYGMKLAAVYRCVDIVSGTVASLALTPRRWQGGRDKGYFKIDTFSKLYTLLTLKPNSRLNAFDFMKNLVSLTLLHGNAYVFPLYGDNGLKELILLAPNTVSYERESNKYHISDTLNGVVGTYNSDEIIHVKNVSLDGGYSGVSTIYFASQILKIGQSTDRQQADTFAKGSTPRGLISGDDTLTKGFGAPQDDQLEDVSRRIEKEMYGGKRIMFLPGTMRYTQMQLSPADLKILESKNLNILEICRFFGVHPDKVFMRENSNYKASENSQTTFLTDTLAPMLKRIELEFTVKLIPEKLLSFQKIQFSLDDYYQTDLKTKSEYIEKTIQTGLYTVNDWRRKEGKEPVQGGDTPLVSCNVAPLDSAKIKGEPTTTKK, encoded by the coding sequence ATGAATGTATTAAAAAATATTAGGGGCTTTTTTAGAGGCTCTAAAAGTCCAGAGACTCACAAAAGGAGCGAGAACGTAGTAACTATCGGGGACGCATGGGGGAGCGACGAGCACGTGACAGATTACGGAATGAAGCTTGCGGCGGTTTATCGTTGTGTTGATATCGTATCGGGTACGGTTGCGTCTTTAGCCCTTACCCCTCGTCGTTGGCAGGGGGGCAGAGATAAAGGGTATTTCAAAATAGATACTTTTAGTAAACTCTACACACTTTTAACGCTAAAGCCCAACAGCCGTTTAAACGCTTTTGATTTTATGAAGAACTTAGTAAGCTTAACGTTATTGCACGGCAACGCTTATGTTTTCCCCTTATACGGAGATAACGGGTTAAAAGAATTGATTTTGTTAGCTCCTAACACTGTGAGTTATGAAAGAGAGAGTAACAAGTACCATATTAGCGACACGCTTAACGGAGTAGTAGGAACTTATAACAGCGATGAAATTATCCATGTTAAAAACGTTAGTTTGGATGGGGGTTACTCTGGTGTCTCAACTATTTATTTTGCTTCTCAAATTTTAAAGATAGGGCAAAGCACAGACAGACAACAGGCGGACACCTTCGCAAAGGGGAGCACCCCAAGGGGTTTAATATCGGGGGACGATACTCTTACGAAAGGCTTCGGAGCTCCACAAGATGACCAACTCGAAGATGTTTCTAGAAGAATAGAAAAAGAGATGTATGGAGGTAAGCGTATAATGTTCTTACCTGGTACGATGCGATATACTCAAATGCAGTTATCCCCCGCAGATTTGAAGATATTAGAATCTAAAAATTTGAACATTCTAGAGATATGCCGTTTCTTTGGCGTGCACCCCGACAAGGTTTTTATGCGTGAAAACTCAAATTACAAAGCTTCTGAAAATTCACAGACGACGTTCTTAACTGATACGCTTGCGCCAATGCTCAAAAGAATAGAATTAGAGTTCACAGTTAAGTTAATCCCAGAGAAGTTACTAAGCTTTCAAAAAATACAGTTTAGCCTCGATGATTATTATCAAACAGACTTAAAGACTAAGTCGGAGTATATCGAAAAGACAATACAAACGGGCTTGTACACTGTAAACGATTGGAGGCGAAAGGAGGGAAAAGAACCAGTGCAAGGGGGAGATACGCCTTTGGTGTCTTGTAACGTTGCCCCACTAGACAGCGCAAAGATAAAAGGCGAACCGACAACAACGAAGAAATAA
- a CDS encoding HK97 family phage prohead protease, with product MSKNFIQYRNFAESPTVRAEGDSRTIEGYAVVFNQRSEVLWRGTYGDVVEVIEPSAIDSELLRSSDIIACLEHSRNRMLARSRFGKGSLSLELDAKGLKYRFDAPNTTDGDYALEMIKRGDIFGSSFAFTADESDNNCVEYVMEGDVVVRKVKRISGLYDVAMVANPAYLGTSVGSRSVEETAKELGALMERSQPEALKRPPQAPTEEEQRRAKQMQEDIALLRSSL from the coding sequence ATGTCTAAAAATTTTATACAATACCGAAATTTTGCGGAGTCCCCCACTGTTAGAGCTGAGGGAGACTCTCGCACGATTGAGGGCTATGCGGTTGTGTTTAATCAACGCTCCGAGGTTTTATGGCGGGGGACTTACGGGGACGTCGTCGAAGTGATCGAACCTTCAGCAATAGATTCGGAGCTTTTGCGCTCTTCTGATATTATAGCATGTTTAGAACATTCTCGTAATAGAATGCTTGCTCGTTCAAGATTTGGGAAAGGTTCACTAAGTCTCGAATTAGACGCCAAAGGGTTAAAATACAGATTCGACGCACCAAACACAACAGATGGGGACTATGCTCTTGAGATGATTAAAAGGGGTGATATATTCGGCAGTTCTTTTGCCTTCACAGCGGACGAAAGCGATAATAATTGTGTGGAGTACGTGATGGAGGGGGACGTTGTCGTCCGCAAGGTGAAACGTATATCGGGGCTATATGACGTGGCGATGGTTGCAAACCCCGCTTATTTGGGTACGTCTGTGGGTTCTCGTTCAGTAGAGGAAACAGCCAAAGAATTAGGCGCACTAATGGAACGCTCACAGCCTGAAGCTCTTAAAAGACCCCCACAAGCCCCCACAGAAGAGGAGCAAAGAAGAGCCAAGCAGATGCAAGAAGATATTGCTCTTTTGCGCTCTAGTTTATAA
- a CDS encoding phage major capsid protein, with translation MFTNLNQKERKQFRENAQRITEIRARFEELATSLETEKRALTEEEKEERSSLEKELQLLQLRNTLLLQSQTEEPSKAVTANAFGEVLRSFLAGKGIPEEFAELRAAEGLRIPANLETRANTQDTTSVASIQPVTIKELIEPLEKGLIFDKVGTKIQHGIEGMWNFPVIGSAEASWEDETAEVGDSKLNISHISPNPKRLSIAFSISRRAINQSAGKIAEIVLKQMNLATQRTLNKTMFSTTQLGTAGKTPTGVFVQPGTTKTFTAAKGVTYADLLGLKAGVEGTGVQLDGTSAFVMSTAMYYKLKGTPVDEGSGRFCVDDNGRIDGTPVYVTNDLKDTEIGYGIFSYNLLGFFGDMVLGVDTSSAAVLRKNVIECVLNVDCDMLALRKEAFGLLKQA, from the coding sequence ATGTTTACCAACTTAAACCAAAAAGAGCGCAAGCAATTCAGAGAAAACGCTCAACGTATTACAGAAATTCGCGCAAGATTTGAAGAGCTTGCCACTAGTCTAGAAACTGAAAAGAGAGCCTTAACCGAGGAGGAAAAAGAGGAACGCTCAAGCCTTGAAAAAGAACTACAGCTTTTGCAACTTCGCAATACTTTGTTATTACAAAGCCAAACAGAAGAACCTAGCAAAGCGGTAACGGCTAACGCTTTCGGTGAGGTTTTGCGTTCTTTCCTAGCAGGTAAGGGAATACCTGAAGAGTTTGCGGAGTTGAGAGCCGCTGAAGGTTTACGAATCCCCGCAAATCTAGAAACACGAGCTAACACACAAGACACAACGTCGGTGGCTTCTATTCAGCCCGTCACAATTAAAGAACTTATCGAACCACTCGAAAAAGGTTTGATTTTTGACAAGGTAGGCACAAAGATACAACACGGCATCGAAGGTATGTGGAACTTCCCCGTAATTGGAAGTGCAGAGGCTTCTTGGGAGGATGAGACCGCAGAAGTGGGAGACTCTAAGCTAAATATTAGCCACATTTCACCAAATCCAAAACGTTTAAGTATAGCTTTCTCAATTTCACGCAGAGCAATTAACCAAAGTGCTGGCAAAATTGCTGAAATCGTGCTTAAGCAGATGAACCTAGCAACACAGAGAACCCTAAACAAAACTATGTTTAGCACCACGCAGTTAGGCACAGCAGGCAAAACCCCTACAGGTGTATTTGTACAACCAGGTACAACAAAAACGTTTACAGCCGCTAAGGGTGTAACCTATGCGGATTTGTTAGGCTTAAAAGCAGGCGTTGAGGGTACAGGGGTACAGCTAGACGGTACAAGTGCGTTTGTCATGTCAACCGCAATGTATTACAAACTTAAAGGTACTCCAGTGGACGAGGGTTCTGGTCGCTTCTGTGTGGATGATAACGGACGTATCGACGGAACACCTGTTTATGTCACAAACGACCTTAAGGACACCGAGATCGGATACGGAATTTTTAGCTATAATCTTTTAGGCTTCTTCGGTGACATGGTTCTTGGTGTTGACACAAGTTCAGCGGCAGTTCTCCGTAAGAATGTAATAGAGTGCGTTCTTAATGTAGATTGCGACATGTTAGCTTTACGCAAAGAGGCGTTTGGATTGCTAAAACAAGCATAA
- a CDS encoding head-tail connector protein, translating to MLFFKVGGVLRVLGHPSPFEKDSEGKQVAPKYASLSLIKKQLNIDFSDDDAYLEALLMAAEQSVENYIQQPLQGLEKEGVLPSPLLFSILMIAAGLYSNREPVAYSAPHVVPYSVGFLLQPYIKYR from the coding sequence GTGTTATTCTTTAAGGTTGGAGGGGTGCTCCGTGTATTAGGTCACCCCTCACCCTTTGAAAAAGATTCAGAGGGCAAGCAGGTAGCCCCGAAGTATGCGTCCCTTTCTCTGATAAAAAAACAATTAAATATCGATTTTTCGGATGATGACGCCTATTTGGAGGCTTTATTAATGGCAGCAGAGCAAAGCGTTGAGAATTACATACAACAACCATTGCAGGGGCTAGAGAAAGAAGGCGTTTTGCCCTCCCCTTTGCTTTTTTCTATATTGATGATTGCAGCGGGGTTGTATTCTAACCGTGAGCCCGTGGCTTATAGTGCGCCCCACGTGGTGCCCTACTCTGTGGGTTTCCTCCTTCAGCCTTATATAAAATATCGTTAA
- a CDS encoding phage tail tube protein, producing the protein MGATTPTAAGKYSSNSDIKKGQLFIFLGGKPVAFATNASLTINGEITDTTNKMSGDWESGFISKKSFSISTEGLLTDKADTASYGNFLKAINNMETLDFWFGDVTKAGNEKEGYTFVKDETKPYFTGAVNVESLELTSEAGSLAKFSMSGKGSGELTFTAP; encoded by the coding sequence ATGGGCGCAACAACACCAACAGCGGCGGGCAAATACTCGTCAAATTCAGACATTAAAAAGGGGCAACTCTTCATATTTTTAGGCGGTAAGCCTGTAGCTTTCGCCACAAACGCTTCTCTAACCATTAACGGAGAAATCACCGACACCACAAACAAAATGAGTGGAGATTGGGAAAGCGGTTTTATTTCAAAAAAATCTTTCAGTATTTCAACTGAAGGGCTTTTAACCGATAAAGCAGATACCGCTTCTTATGGTAATTTCTTGAAAGCTATAAACAACATGGAGACACTCGACTTCTGGTTCGGTGATGTAACCAAGGCAGGAAACGAAAAGGAGGGCTACACCTTTGTAAAAGACGAAACAAAGCCGTATTTTACGGGTGCGGTAAATGTGGAATCTTTAGAACTAACTTCTGAAGCTGGTTCTTTAGCTAAGTTCTCTATGAGTGGCAAGGGTTCAGGAGAACTAACCTTTACAGCCCCCTAA
- a CDS encoding phage tail tape measure protein — MGKLSFAIALNLLTDGVKKGATEAQNIVKNLTSKLTSTLGSLGLSFGAFSFGRSALEAGGKFEDAMARVKAVSNATKNEFKSMEDEAQRLGATTKYSATDAAGALENLVRNGLKPLEATKAVGKTLEFAQANTIELAEAADIATNVMNGFGKAVDDLGNINDVLSSTAAHSATNVTDLAEALKIAAPMATTAKIGIEETNAALGTLANVGFKGTDAGTGVKQMLIAISSQSSEAAKTLKRYGVNLNETTLKNDGLVKSLQKLKDSGIGNSIQDLVAVFGKLAAPKAAALINNVDKLSELSTTLRNSQGENARMFEQSTGKYMNALHTLKSTWESVMISIFKKSEGGVVGFLNALIGGLNYVKDNLTKIAIQIAAAFATSKLVGVWRAWREATATAMASSVTSAQTAAAKIAILEQQALELKRGIALREQALETATAQERIRLEEQTMAKRRALAQNFTAQRKLNALQIAASEQASATASSTAWGTAWRGLKATAVGAAASIKAALSSLIPMIVVTGIIELGSALKDLWDRAHLAEERLKDVANKSRELDDAMRTNLGIMRASEKGSTAWQTALKNLKDEYPDLISKLDLEKVSVQTNAKEYNELKKKIDGAISSQKEYWATEAKLANIKDKKDDFFGRSGSFLTDTFSTFKDFKNTVGYEYERNRIKNGSKSNRSKFNGEFDAAMVDVESILQRGDWSAKSRQMLVYHKIKRFVGDNKKSLNLAKDLIINYGKEVKSYENAVLKNLPKKTEGGNAPKTKSEDEGGGGNGSGGGSDKKKKETELHRIQREYEKKLENLAFEYGQGLITEKKFNERKRELLKDVAHNIINSDERGTKDSSFGKAQLSEYKKDFEQGAQRKAKELENEYNKRLQTLKSQASTLTTEAFENEKESIYKEYRNAADDAIKEFTELGLSSESLIDAFGNLYALLGKAETDLAKGNPEDYKRDKRKDYKKTKIEISEEELNLAQQKLSDMIGGKFKEAGKTAAQMVDDINAQIGRVKSLKEALQLEEIKTDVKQFNTELSRVSYEGIRGTGDTIIGVANAWRQLSETMSNTDASAWEQISAVWSTLTASIDGVIQIVNLINEFTKASELLAAAKQAEGVATQATAAAAVEATATQTAAQAEQVATTIAAYAALTKSAEILMAAQATAAYAALPVVGVGLAAQQIAGMKALIAGAGAFARGGIVGGTDYHDNTIARVSSGEMILNGRQQRNLFNSINRGELGGGGTQKIEIVGRLRGSDIYFSQRNDSARHGRKS, encoded by the coding sequence ATGGGAAAACTTTCTTTTGCAATAGCCCTAAATCTTTTAACTGATGGAGTTAAAAAAGGTGCGACAGAGGCTCAAAATATAGTAAAAAATCTAACTAGCAAACTAACTTCTACACTTGGTTCGTTAGGGCTTTCGTTTGGTGCTTTCTCTTTTGGTCGTTCAGCCCTGGAGGCAGGCGGAAAGTTCGAAGACGCCATGGCAAGAGTTAAGGCGGTGAGTAATGCCACGAAAAATGAATTTAAGTCGATGGAGGACGAGGCGCAACGGCTTGGAGCAACGACGAAATACAGCGCAACAGACGCAGCGGGAGCACTCGAAAATCTTGTTAGAAACGGCTTAAAACCCCTGGAGGCTACAAAAGCCGTGGGTAAAACTTTAGAATTTGCTCAAGCCAACACCATAGAATTAGCCGAGGCGGCAGACATAGCCACAAACGTTATGAATGGTTTCGGCAAAGCGGTTGACGACTTAGGAAACATTAACGACGTGCTAAGTAGTACAGCAGCGCATTCGGCAACTAATGTTACCGACTTGGCGGAGGCTCTAAAGATTGCAGCACCGATGGCGACCACCGCAAAAATAGGAATAGAAGAGACTAATGCAGCACTGGGAACTTTGGCGAATGTCGGCTTTAAGGGCACGGATGCAGGAACAGGCGTTAAGCAAATGTTAATTGCAATTTCTTCGCAAAGTTCAGAGGCTGCAAAAACCCTTAAACGCTATGGGGTTAATTTGAACGAAACAACGCTAAAAAATGACGGCTTAGTAAAGAGCCTACAAAAATTAAAAGATAGCGGTATAGGTAATAGCATTCAAGACCTCGTCGCAGTTTTCGGAAAATTAGCAGCACCAAAAGCAGCCGCTTTAATTAACAATGTTGATAAGCTTTCAGAACTTTCTACAACGCTAAGAAATAGTCAAGGCGAGAACGCTCGAATGTTCGAGCAGTCAACTGGCAAATATATGAACGCTTTGCACACTCTAAAGTCTACCTGGGAGAGTGTGATGATATCTATATTTAAGAAAAGCGAGGGGGGCGTTGTCGGTTTTTTGAATGCTTTAATAGGTGGGCTAAACTATGTAAAAGACAACCTAACAAAGATTGCAATACAAATAGCAGCGGCTTTTGCTACTTCTAAGCTTGTGGGCGTTTGGCGTGCCTGGAGGGAGGCAACGGCAACCGCAATGGCTTCAAGTGTGACGAGCGCACAAACCGCAGCCGCTAAAATTGCGATATTAGAACAGCAAGCCCTAGAGCTTAAGAGAGGTATTGCCTTACGAGAACAAGCCCTCGAGACCGCCACAGCACAGGAGCGCATAAGGCTAGAGGAGCAGACGATGGCGAAGCGTAGAGCTTTGGCGCAAAACTTCACGGCTCAAAGAAAATTAAACGCACTTCAGATTGCAGCATCTGAACAAGCAAGTGCGACAGCTAGTAGCACCGCATGGGGTACAGCCTGGAGGGGGTTAAAGGCTACAGCAGTAGGCGCAGCCGCTTCTATTAAAGCCGCTCTTTCTAGTCTTATCCCTATGATTGTGGTAACTGGAATTATAGAGTTAGGATCAGCCCTAAAGGACTTATGGGACAGAGCGCACCTAGCGGAGGAGCGATTAAAAGACGTAGCGAACAAGAGTCGAGAGTTAGACGATGCGATGCGTACAAACTTGGGCATTATGCGCGCAAGTGAAAAAGGTTCTACAGCCTGGCAGACAGCCCTAAAGAATCTAAAGGACGAATACCCCGACCTTATTTCAAAGCTTGACTTAGAAAAGGTTTCAGTACAGACCAACGCAAAAGAGTACAACGAATTAAAGAAGAAGATAGACGGGGCTATATCTTCACAAAAGGAGTACTGGGCAACGGAGGCAAAGCTTGCGAATATTAAGGATAAAAAGGACGATTTTTTCGGTCGTTCTGGAAGCTTTCTTACTGATACGTTTTCAACCTTTAAGGATTTTAAAAATACAGTAGGTTATGAGTACGAGCGAAACAGAATAAAAAACGGTTCGAAATCAAACCGAAGTAAATTTAATGGAGAATTTGATGCGGCAATGGTGGACGTTGAGAGTATTCTACAACGGGGAGACTGGAGTGCTAAGTCCCGTCAAATGCTCGTATATCATAAAATCAAAAGATTTGTAGGCGATAATAAAAAGTCTCTAAACCTAGCGAAGGATCTTATTATAAATTACGGGAAAGAGGTTAAATCGTACGAGAATGCAGTTCTAAAAAACCTACCTAAGAAAACAGAAGGGGGCAACGCACCAAAAACAAAAAGCGAAGACGAAGGAGGAGGCGGAAACGGCTCAGGAGGCGGAAGCGATAAAAAGAAAAAAGAAACCGAGCTCCACAGAATACAACGAGAGTATGAGAAAAAACTTGAAAATTTAGCCTTCGAGTATGGGCAAGGGCTGATCACAGAAAAGAAATTTAACGAACGAAAGCGGGAGCTATTAAAAGACGTTGCGCATAACATAATAAACAGCGACGAGCGAGGAACTAAAGACAGCAGTTTCGGAAAAGCTCAATTAAGCGAATATAAAAAAGACTTTGAACAAGGAGCGCAAAGAAAGGCAAAAGAGCTTGAAAATGAATATAACAAGCGTTTGCAAACACTCAAGAGCCAAGCAAGCACCCTAACCACGGAGGCGTTCGAGAACGAAAAAGAATCTATATACAAAGAATACAGAAACGCAGCCGATGACGCTATAAAAGAGTTTACAGAGCTGGGGCTAAGTTCAGAGAGCCTGATAGATGCTTTCGGAAATCTTTATGCGCTCCTAGGCAAAGCGGAGACAGACCTTGCAAAAGGTAACCCCGAAGACTATAAAAGAGACAAACGTAAGGACTACAAGAAAACAAAAATAGAGATAAGCGAAGAGGAGTTAAACCTAGCGCAACAAAAGCTTTCAGACATGATCGGGGGAAAGTTCAAGGAAGCAGGGAAAACAGCAGCGCAGATGGTAGACGACATTAATGCACAGATAGGGAGAGTAAAAAGCCTTAAAGAGGCTTTGCAGTTAGAAGAGATAAAAACGGACGTTAAACAATTTAATACCGAGTTAAGCCGTGTTTCGTACGAGGGTATAAGGGGAACGGGCGACACCATTATAGGGGTTGCGAATGCGTGGAGGCAGTTGTCGGAAACGATGAGTAACACCGACGCAAGCGCATGGGAACAAATCTCCGCAGTGTGGAGCACTTTAACCGCCTCAATAGACGGAGTTATCCAGATAGTAAATCTTATTAATGAATTTACGAAAGCCTCGGAGCTATTAGCAGCTGCAAAGCAAGCCGAAGGAGTTGCAACACAAGCAACCGCAGCCGCAGCAGTAGAAGCAACCGCAACCCAGACAGCAGCGCAAGCCGAGCAAGTGGCAACCACGATAGCCGCTTACGCTGCACTAACCAAGAGTGCGGAGATATTGATGGCAGCGCAAGCAACCGCAGCGTATGCGGCTCTTCCTGTGGTGGGTGTAGGTTTAGCAGCTCAACAGATTGCAGGAATGAAAGCTCTAATTGCAGGGGCGGGGGCTTTTGCTCGAGGTGGTATTGTTGGCGGTACAGACTACCACGACAACACGATTGCGAGGGTTTCATCGGGTGAAATGATTCTAAACGGAAGACAGCAACGCAATTTGTTTAACTCCATAAATAGGGGCGAGCTAGGAGGCGGAGGCACTCAAAAAATCGAGATAGTCGGTCGCTTGCGTGGCTCTGATATATACTTCTCACAGCGTAACGATAGCGCACGACACGGACGCAAGTCTTAA